One window of the Anas acuta chromosome 12, bAnaAcu1.1, whole genome shotgun sequence genome contains the following:
- the ISLR gene encoding immunoglobulin superfamily containing leucine-rich repeat protein, with amino-acid sequence MRPLLCCLGIAALLGRSLACPSACSCSAKKNGRLLAECAYKELLEVPRGLSPNVSILTLSANRIGWLRRGAFAEVPEVQSLWLGYNQIGAVEPGAFALLAQLKNLDLSHNKITDFPWQDLRNLSGLQILKMNNNRLAGLPRDAFHALKDLRSLWLNDNQLTTLAEGTFDKLPSLSQLQIFNNPFNCSCKVFWLKRWTESTSVSITKGGATLCVAPGRLKGRAVTDIPEHHCVAPSVQLTYLSNLDNSVTYDGLTLTLHCSVAGSPPPEIRWKIQTSSRGVEINGPTVARDGNAKQSQERFLVFKNGTMAIPRFSKEDEGIYTCLAVNDVGTREVSVNVALAGSENPAEDLLQDDPQASQLGGQSCYKGDEMDPSGAGEKLVIVYHMPRESKSKAGGAVPHIQLGTLLLALGIALSW; translated from the coding sequence ATGAGgccactgctgtgctgcctgggcATCGCCGCGCTGCTGGGGCGCAGCCTGGCCTGCCCCAGCGCCTGCTCCTGCTCCGCCAAGAAGAACGGGCGGCTGCTGGCCGAGTGCGCCtacaaggagctgctggaggtgccccGGGGGCTGTCCCCCAACGTCTCCATCCTCACCCTGTCGGCCAACAGGATCGGCTGGCTGCGGCGGGGCGCCTTCGCCGAGGTCCCCGAGGTGCAGTCGCTGTGGCTGGGCTACAACCAGATCGGCGCCGTGGAGCCGGGGGCTTTCGCGCTCCTGGCGCAGCTGAAGAACCTGGACCTGAGCCACAACAAGATTACGGATTTCCCCTGGCAGGACCTCCGCAACCTCAGCGGCTTGCAGATCCTGAAGATGAACAACAACCGGCTGGCCGGGCTGCCCCGGGATGCCTTCCACGCCCTGAAGGACCTACGCTCGCTGTGGCTGAACGACAACCAGCTCACCACGCTGGCCGAGGGCACCTTCGACAAGCTGCcctccctgtcccagctgcagatCTTCAACAACCCCTTCAACTGCTCCTGCAAGGTCTTCTGGCTGAAGAGGTGGACCGAGAGCACCTCCGTCTCCATCACCAAGGGGGGAGCCACGCTGTGCGTGGCTCCGGGCAGGCTGAAGGGACGGGCGGTGACGGACATCCCCGAGCACCACTGCGTCGCCCCGTCCGTGCAGCTCACCTACCTCTCCAACCTGGACAACTCGGTGACGTACGACGGCCTCACCCTGACGCTGCACTGCAGCGTGGCGGGCAGCCCCCCGCCGGAGATCCGCTGGAAGATCCAGACCTCCAGCCGCGGCGTCGAGATCAACGGCCCCACCGTGGCGCGGGATGGGAACGCCAAGCAGAGCCAGGAGCGCTTCTTGGTCTTCAAGAACGGCACCATGGCCATCCCCAGGTTCAGCAAGGAGGATGAGGGCATCTACACCTGCCTCGCCGTCAACGATGTGGGCACGCGGGAGGTTTCGGTCAACGTGGCTTTGGCCGGGTCGGAGAATCCAGCCGAAGACCTGCTGCAGGATGACCCCCAGGCCAGCCAGCTCGGGGGCCAGAGCTGCTACAAGGGTGATGAAATGGATCCGTCCGGGGCCGGGGAAAAGCTGGTGATCGTGTACCACATGCCGAGGGAGTCCAAGAGCAAGGCTGGAGGTGCCGTGCCCCACATCCAGCTGGGGACCCTCCTGCTGGCTTTGGGCATCGCGCTGAGCTGGTAA
- the ISLR2 gene encoding immunoglobulin superfamily containing leucine-rich repeat protein 2, whose product MAPALWLVALLGMARACPEPCACVDKYAHQFADCAYKELQVVPTGLPSNVTTLSLSANKISSLQRRSFVEVTQVTSLWLAHNEIRAIEPGTFAILVQLKNLDISHNQIVDFPWQDLYNLSALQLLKMNNNHMAVVPRGAFHTLKDLRSLRINNNKFSALAEGIFDSLSSLSHLQIYNNPFDCSCRLQWLKKWMDSTLISIPEKDSITCNLPEQLRGVPVGKIPDVQCTPPSVQLTYFPNLDTTELFDGFTLTLHCAVTGTPPPEVSWKIRTSSQTLELSGNPKESAGKDLPKQDPERFLVFKNGTLVIPHLSKREEGTYTCLASNEMGSNQTSVNVAVAGSQKYPLQPGRDPSGGKAQLGDKKPGAKGAKNSVLTPDERSKPLSPTRQSQPSLAAGMEPTGDGQVPFQHPPFEKKCGSTQTSRYISNHAFNQSGDFKQHTFDLGVIALDVSERDARVQLTPTYLQPEKVHLRMLYLCQESSQGHALVQWSKIEEGVNSYWFQGLNPGTNYSVCLTYLGEDCQVQVVFTTKKEIPSLIIIVVVSIFLLVLATLPLMGATWCHLLSKYHGKTYKLIMKAQNPDQMEKHMAADFDPRASYLESEKNYNPSEVGEGDAEEEDEEEDDDDEGGRRRRRREAEGAVELEREESVAASSMAESQSKANGEEFEVRSEYSDKLPLGAEAVTISQEINGNYRQRPR is encoded by the coding sequence ATGGCCCCGGCGCTGTggctggtggccctgctgggcaTGGCCCGGGCGTGCCCGGAGCCCTGCGCCTGTGTGGATAAGTACGCCCACCAGTTCGCCGACTGCGCCTACaaggagctgcaggtggtgcccaCCGGGCTGCCCTCCAACGTCACCACCCTCAGCCTGTCGGCCAACAAGATCAGCTCGCTGCAGCGGCGCTCCTTCGTGGAGGTGACCCAGGTGACGTCCCTCTGGCTGGCGCACAACGAGATCCGCGCCATCGAGCCCGGCACCTTCGCCATCCTGGTGCAGCTGAAAAACCTCGACATCAGCCACAACCAGATCGTGGACTTCCCCTGGCAGGACCTCTACAACCTCAGcgccctgcagctgctcaagATGAACAATAACCACATGGCCGTGGTGCCCCGGGGGGCTTTCCACACCCTCAAGGACCTCCGCTCCCTGCGCATCAACAACAACAAGTTCAGCGCCCTGGCCGAGGGCATCTTCGACTCGCTCAGCTCCCTCTCCCACCTGCAGATCTACAACAACCCCTTCGactgctcctgcaggctccAGTGGCTGAAGAAGTGGATGGACAGCACGCTCATCTCCATCCCGGAGAAGGACTCCATCACTTGCAACCTCCCGGAGCAGCTCCGAGGGGTGCCGGTGGGGAAGATCCCAGACGTGCAGTGCACCCCGCCGTCCGTGCAGCTCACCTATTTCCCCAACCTGGACACCACGGAGCTCTTTGACGGCTTCACCCTGACGCTGCACTGTGCCGTGACGGGCACCCCGCCACCCGAAGTGAGCTGGAAGATCCGCACCTCCAGCCAGACGCTGGAGCTCAGCGGGAACCCGAAGGAGAGCGCGGGGAAGGACCTCCCCAAGCAGGACCCTGAGCGCTTCTTGGTCTTCAAGAACGGCACGTTGGTGATCCCTCACCTGAGCAAGCGGGAGGAAGGCACCTACACCTGCCTGGCCAGCAACGAGATGGGGAGCAACCAGACCTCAGTCAATGTGGCCGTGGCCGGCAGCCAGAAGTACCCACTGCAGCCCGGGAGGGACCCGTCAGGGGGCAAAGCACAGCTGGGTGACAAGAAGCCGGGGGCCAAGGGAGCAAAGAACAGTGTGCTTACACCAGACGAGAGGAGCAAACCCCTCAGCCCCACCCGGCAGAGCCAACCATCCTTGGCGGCTGGGATGGAGCCCACGGGAGATGGGCAAGTCCCTTTCCAGCATCCTCCCTTTGAGAAGAAGTGTGGCTCCACGCAGACCAGCAGGTACATTTCCAACCATGCCTTCAACCAGAGCGGCGACTTCAAGCAGCACACCTTCGACCTGGGCGTCATCGCCTTGGACGTGTCGGAGCGCGACGCCCGGGTGCAGCTGACGCCCACCTACCTGCAGCCCGAGAAGGTCCACCTCAGGATGCTCTACCTGTGCCAGGAGAGCAGCCAGGGCCACGCCTTGGTGCAGTGGTCCAAGATTGAGGAAGGGGTGAACTCGTACTGGTTCCAGGGCTTGAACCCCGGCACCAACTACTCCGTGTGCCTCACCTACCTGGGCGAGGACTGCCAAGTCCAAGTGGTCTTCACCACCAAGAAGGAGATCCCCTCGCTCATCATCATCGTGGTCGTGAGCATCTTCTTGCTGGTGCTGGCCACCCTGCCGCTGATGGGGGCCACCTGGTGCCACCTGCTCTCCAAGTACCACGGGAAGACCTACAAGCTGATCATGAAAGCCCAGAACCCGGACCAGATGGAGAAGCACATGGCCGCCGACTTCGACCCCCGCGCCTCCTACCTGGAGTCGGAGAAGAACTACAACCCCAGCGAGGTGGGCGAAGGCGAcgcggaggaggaggatgaagaggaggacGATGACGACGAAGGAGgcaggcggaggaggaggagagaggccGAAGGGGCCGTGGAGCTGGAGCGGGAGGAGAGCGTGGCCGCCAGCTCCATGGCGGAGTCGCAATCCAAAGCCAACGGCGAGGAGTTTGAGGTGCGCTCCGAGTACAGCGACAAGCTGCCGCTGGGCGCCGAGGCCGTCACCATCTCCCAGGAGATCAACGGGAATTATCGGCAGCGCCCCCGCTga
- the PML gene encoding protein PML isoform X2, with product MPGSTETPRPSGTPDAGPAASTEPSAPMEPAPPRPQEEQEEEDFQFVLCEGCRQESPSLKLLTCLHSLCLGCLSEKKPVGQCPVCQEPIPQPNGIPEVDNVLFASLQARLRVYRRIVGGALSCSRCRRELAAVWCSECEEFLCPGCFEDHQWFFKKRSHEARKVEELRAESAHRFLEGTKKSCTLFCSSHGHTEQGHITSIYCKKCEKALCCSCALLDAQHSPFYCDIGAEIQRRQEELAAAGRELARRRGGFEASRAALQEEAARLEAASGETRELIRQRVEQLVRLVRREEAELLGLVERRREQGRRELAGELRRVEGVLRRMEAGERLVEKMRLYATEQEVMDMQPFVREALRELQRLRPPAAGGRAQHGDFAECRARLQALAERVEAHAGTSSQAVPVVEVALENDQQEEPTQRGSPGIVPTFTISLGDMQLPTATARCKRWRPQVERGSQASPKVLKLEHNATADPSEPSSTQRDSRGEPSTSDTSHNCSSVPKAGRSHADDAEDNSIIISSEDSEEDTVVSVTPDLPPC from the exons ATGCCCGGCAGCACCGAAACCCCCCGGCCCTCCGGGACCCCCGATG ccggccccgctgcctccaCGGAGCCTTCTGCCCCCATGGAGCCGGCACCCCCCCGGCCacaagaggagcaggaggaggaggatttcCAGTTCGTCCTGTGCGAGGGCTGCCGGCAGGAATCGCCCAGCCTGAAGCTCCTCACCTGCCTGCACAGCCTGTGCCTGGGCTGCCTGAGCGAGAAGAAGCCGGTGGGGCAGTGCCCCGTGTGCCAGGAGCCCATCCCGCAGCCCAACGGCATCCCCGAGGTGGACAACGTGCTCTTCGCCAGCCTGCAGGCCAGGCTGCGCGTCTACCGCAGGATCGTCGGCGGGGCGCTGAGCTGCAGCCGCTGCCGCAGGGAGCTGGCGGCCGTCTGGTGCTCCGAGTGCGAGGAGTTCCTGTGCCCCGGCTGCTTTGAGGACCACCAGTGGTTCTTCAAGAAGAGGAGCCACGAGGCCAGGAAGGTGGAGGAGCTGCGGGCCGAGTCGGCGCATCGCTTCCTGGAGGGCACCAAGAAGTCCTGCACCCTCTTCTGCTCCAGTCACGGCCACACCGAGCAGGGCCACATCACCAG CATCTACTGCAAGAAGTGCGAGAAGGCTCTGTGCTGCTCGTGCGCCCTGCTGGACGCCCAGCACTCGCCTTTCTACTGCGACATCGGCGCCGAGATCCAGCGgcggcaggaggagctggcGGCCGCCGGGCGGGAGCTGGCGCGCCGGCGGGGCGGCTTCGAGGCGTCGCGCGCGGCGCTGCAGGAGGAGGCCGCCCGGCTGGAGGCGGCGAGCGGCGAGACGCGGGAGCTGATCCGGCAGCGCGTGGAGCAGCTGGTGCGGCTGGTGCGGCGCGAGGAGGccgagctgctggggctggtggagcGGCGGCGGGAGCAGGGCCGGCGGGAGCTGGCGGGGGAGCTGCGGCGCGTGGAGGGCGTGCTGCGGCGGATGGAGGCGGGCGAGCGGCTGGTGGAGAAGATGAGGCTGTACGCCACGGAGCAGGAGGTGATGGACATGCAGCCCTTCGTCAGGGAGGCGCTGCGGGAGCTGCAGCGGCTGCGGCCACCGGCGGCCGGGGGCCGAGCGCAGCACGGGGACTTCGCCGAGTGCCGCGCCAGGCTGCAGGCGCTGGCCGAGCGCGTCGAGGCGCACGCAG GTACCTCTTCCCAGGCTGTCCCCGTGGTGGAGGTGGCCCTGGAGAATGACCAG CAAGAGGAGCCCACCCAGCGTGGGAGCCCAGGCATCGTGCCCACCTTCACCATCAGCCTCGGGGACATGCAG ctccccactgCCACTGCACGGTGCAAGCGCTGGCGGCCCCAGGTGGAAAGGGGCAGCCAGGCGTCACCCAAGGTGCTGAAGCTGGAGCACAACGCCACAGCGGATCCCAGTGAGCCCAGTTCAACCCAGCGGGACAGCAGAGGGGAGCCCAGCACCTCCGACACCAGCCACAACTGCAGCAGCGTCCCCAAGGCTGGCAGGAGCCATGCTGATGATGCAG AAGACAACAGCATCATCATCAGCTCGGAGGACAGCGAGGAGGACACGGTGGTGAGCGTGACACCAGACCTGCCTCCCTGCTGA
- the PML gene encoding protein PML isoform X1 — protein sequence MPGSTETPRPSGTPDAGPAASTEPSAPMEPAPPRPQEEQEEEDFQFVLCEGCRQESPSLKLLTCLHSLCLGCLSEKKPVGQCPVCQEPIPQPNGIPEVDNVLFASLQARLRVYRRIVGGALSCSRCRRELAAVWCSECEEFLCPGCFEDHQWFFKKRSHEARKVEELRAESAHRFLEGTKKSCTLFCSSHGHTEQGHITSIYCKKCEKALCCSCALLDAQHSPFYCDIGAEIQRRQEELAAAGRELARRRGGFEASRAALQEEAARLEAASGETRELIRQRVEQLVRLVRREEAELLGLVERRREQGRRELAGELRRVEGVLRRMEAGERLVEKMRLYATEQEVMDMQPFVREALRELQRLRPPAAGGRAQHGDFAECRARLQALAERVEAHAGTSSQAVPVVEVALENDQQEEPTQRGSPGIVPTFTISLGDMQVSVLPTATARCKRWRPQVERGSQASPKVLKLEHNATADPSEPSSTQRDSRGEPSTSDTSHNCSSVPKAGRSHADDAEDNSIIISSEDSEEDTVVSVTPDLPPC from the exons ATGCCCGGCAGCACCGAAACCCCCCGGCCCTCCGGGACCCCCGATG ccggccccgctgcctccaCGGAGCCTTCTGCCCCCATGGAGCCGGCACCCCCCCGGCCacaagaggagcaggaggaggaggatttcCAGTTCGTCCTGTGCGAGGGCTGCCGGCAGGAATCGCCCAGCCTGAAGCTCCTCACCTGCCTGCACAGCCTGTGCCTGGGCTGCCTGAGCGAGAAGAAGCCGGTGGGGCAGTGCCCCGTGTGCCAGGAGCCCATCCCGCAGCCCAACGGCATCCCCGAGGTGGACAACGTGCTCTTCGCCAGCCTGCAGGCCAGGCTGCGCGTCTACCGCAGGATCGTCGGCGGGGCGCTGAGCTGCAGCCGCTGCCGCAGGGAGCTGGCGGCCGTCTGGTGCTCCGAGTGCGAGGAGTTCCTGTGCCCCGGCTGCTTTGAGGACCACCAGTGGTTCTTCAAGAAGAGGAGCCACGAGGCCAGGAAGGTGGAGGAGCTGCGGGCCGAGTCGGCGCATCGCTTCCTGGAGGGCACCAAGAAGTCCTGCACCCTCTTCTGCTCCAGTCACGGCCACACCGAGCAGGGCCACATCACCAG CATCTACTGCAAGAAGTGCGAGAAGGCTCTGTGCTGCTCGTGCGCCCTGCTGGACGCCCAGCACTCGCCTTTCTACTGCGACATCGGCGCCGAGATCCAGCGgcggcaggaggagctggcGGCCGCCGGGCGGGAGCTGGCGCGCCGGCGGGGCGGCTTCGAGGCGTCGCGCGCGGCGCTGCAGGAGGAGGCCGCCCGGCTGGAGGCGGCGAGCGGCGAGACGCGGGAGCTGATCCGGCAGCGCGTGGAGCAGCTGGTGCGGCTGGTGCGGCGCGAGGAGGccgagctgctggggctggtggagcGGCGGCGGGAGCAGGGCCGGCGGGAGCTGGCGGGGGAGCTGCGGCGCGTGGAGGGCGTGCTGCGGCGGATGGAGGCGGGCGAGCGGCTGGTGGAGAAGATGAGGCTGTACGCCACGGAGCAGGAGGTGATGGACATGCAGCCCTTCGTCAGGGAGGCGCTGCGGGAGCTGCAGCGGCTGCGGCCACCGGCGGCCGGGGGCCGAGCGCAGCACGGGGACTTCGCCGAGTGCCGCGCCAGGCTGCAGGCGCTGGCCGAGCGCGTCGAGGCGCACGCAG GTACCTCTTCCCAGGCTGTCCCCGTGGTGGAGGTGGCCCTGGAGAATGACCAG CAAGAGGAGCCCACCCAGCGTGGGAGCCCAGGCATCGTGCCCACCTTCACCATCAGCCTCGGGGACATGCAGGTGAGCGTG ctccccactgCCACTGCACGGTGCAAGCGCTGGCGGCCCCAGGTGGAAAGGGGCAGCCAGGCGTCACCCAAGGTGCTGAAGCTGGAGCACAACGCCACAGCGGATCCCAGTGAGCCCAGTTCAACCCAGCGGGACAGCAGAGGGGAGCCCAGCACCTCCGACACCAGCCACAACTGCAGCAGCGTCCCCAAGGCTGGCAGGAGCCATGCTGATGATGCAG AAGACAACAGCATCATCATCAGCTCGGAGGACAGCGAGGAGGACACGGTGGTGAGCGTGACACCAGACCTGCCTCCCTGCTGA
- the PML gene encoding protein PML isoform X3 yields the protein MEPAPPRPQEEQEEEDFQFVLCEGCRQESPSLKLLTCLHSLCLGCLSEKKPVGQCPVCQEPIPQPNGIPEVDNVLFASLQARLRVYRRIVGGALSCSRCRRELAAVWCSECEEFLCPGCFEDHQWFFKKRSHEARKVEELRAESAHRFLEGTKKSCTLFCSSHGHTEQGHITSIYCKKCEKALCCSCALLDAQHSPFYCDIGAEIQRRQEELAAAGRELARRRGGFEASRAALQEEAARLEAASGETRELIRQRVEQLVRLVRREEAELLGLVERRREQGRRELAGELRRVEGVLRRMEAGERLVEKMRLYATEQEVMDMQPFVREALRELQRLRPPAAGGRAQHGDFAECRARLQALAERVEAHAGTSSQAVPVVEVALENDQQEEPTQRGSPGIVPTFTISLGDMQVSVLPTATARCKRWRPQVERGSQASPKVLKLEHNATADPSEPSSTQRDSRGEPSTSDTSHNCSSVPKAGRSHADDAEDNSIIISSEDSEEDTVVSVTPDLPPC from the exons ATGGAGCCGGCACCCCCCCGGCCacaagaggagcaggaggaggaggatttcCAGTTCGTCCTGTGCGAGGGCTGCCGGCAGGAATCGCCCAGCCTGAAGCTCCTCACCTGCCTGCACAGCCTGTGCCTGGGCTGCCTGAGCGAGAAGAAGCCGGTGGGGCAGTGCCCCGTGTGCCAGGAGCCCATCCCGCAGCCCAACGGCATCCCCGAGGTGGACAACGTGCTCTTCGCCAGCCTGCAGGCCAGGCTGCGCGTCTACCGCAGGATCGTCGGCGGGGCGCTGAGCTGCAGCCGCTGCCGCAGGGAGCTGGCGGCCGTCTGGTGCTCCGAGTGCGAGGAGTTCCTGTGCCCCGGCTGCTTTGAGGACCACCAGTGGTTCTTCAAGAAGAGGAGCCACGAGGCCAGGAAGGTGGAGGAGCTGCGGGCCGAGTCGGCGCATCGCTTCCTGGAGGGCACCAAGAAGTCCTGCACCCTCTTCTGCTCCAGTCACGGCCACACCGAGCAGGGCCACATCACCAG CATCTACTGCAAGAAGTGCGAGAAGGCTCTGTGCTGCTCGTGCGCCCTGCTGGACGCCCAGCACTCGCCTTTCTACTGCGACATCGGCGCCGAGATCCAGCGgcggcaggaggagctggcGGCCGCCGGGCGGGAGCTGGCGCGCCGGCGGGGCGGCTTCGAGGCGTCGCGCGCGGCGCTGCAGGAGGAGGCCGCCCGGCTGGAGGCGGCGAGCGGCGAGACGCGGGAGCTGATCCGGCAGCGCGTGGAGCAGCTGGTGCGGCTGGTGCGGCGCGAGGAGGccgagctgctggggctggtggagcGGCGGCGGGAGCAGGGCCGGCGGGAGCTGGCGGGGGAGCTGCGGCGCGTGGAGGGCGTGCTGCGGCGGATGGAGGCGGGCGAGCGGCTGGTGGAGAAGATGAGGCTGTACGCCACGGAGCAGGAGGTGATGGACATGCAGCCCTTCGTCAGGGAGGCGCTGCGGGAGCTGCAGCGGCTGCGGCCACCGGCGGCCGGGGGCCGAGCGCAGCACGGGGACTTCGCCGAGTGCCGCGCCAGGCTGCAGGCGCTGGCCGAGCGCGTCGAGGCGCACGCAG GTACCTCTTCCCAGGCTGTCCCCGTGGTGGAGGTGGCCCTGGAGAATGACCAG CAAGAGGAGCCCACCCAGCGTGGGAGCCCAGGCATCGTGCCCACCTTCACCATCAGCCTCGGGGACATGCAGGTGAGCGTG ctccccactgCCACTGCACGGTGCAAGCGCTGGCGGCCCCAGGTGGAAAGGGGCAGCCAGGCGTCACCCAAGGTGCTGAAGCTGGAGCACAACGCCACAGCGGATCCCAGTGAGCCCAGTTCAACCCAGCGGGACAGCAGAGGGGAGCCCAGCACCTCCGACACCAGCCACAACTGCAGCAGCGTCCCCAAGGCTGGCAGGAGCCATGCTGATGATGCAG AAGACAACAGCATCATCATCAGCTCGGAGGACAGCGAGGAGGACACGGTGGTGAGCGTGACACCAGACCTGCCTCCCTGCTGA